One genomic window of Haloarchaeobius salinus includes the following:
- the uvrA gene encoding excinuclease ABC subunit UvrA, whose product MSKDFIEVKGAEEHNLKDLDVRIPREQFNVVTGLSGSGKSSLAFETVYAEGQRRYIESLSAYARNFLGQMDKPQVETVEGLSPAISIDQKNAANNPRSTVGTVTELHDYLRLLYARVGTPHCPECGREVGEQSADTMVSRILDLPEGTRAKIAAPVVRDQKGAFEDRFDELVSEGYARVEVDGEEYDLTVDRPELDENYDHTIDVVVDRVKLSSEARPRITDSVETALTEADGVMKLILPDPPADVDIGGSEARSTGDLADVAGEDDEGAESEDRLVLEFSEELACTHCGIDFTEIETRSFSFNSPHGACPECEGIGETKEVSEKRVVVDESKPLKHVFEPWSYNRSYYQTRLDAVAAHFDVSLDTPFEEVDEDIQRQFLYGTDDEVVFERQTKNGTRRKQKKFEGIIPNLERRYVETDSQGTRDHIEDYMSVTECPACEGTRLKPASRSVYVAGTAISEVNRMSIGDALAHFEGMEAELDERQTTIAEEILKEIRARLGFMTEVGLEYLTLDREASTLSGGESQRIRLATQVGSGLVGVLYVLDEPSIGLHQRDNDKLLDTLEGLRDLGNTLIVVEHDEETMRRADNVIDMGPGPGKRGGEVVAQGDFDDIVASDESVTGDFLAGRRQIPVPDTRRTADEYLSVLGARQHNLKDVDVDLPLGCFTAITGVSGSGKSTLMHDVLYKGLARRMNDNTSVNPGDHDDIEGIEGIETVRLIDQSPIGRTPRSNPATYTGIFDYVRELFAETKLSKQRGYEKGRFSFNVKGGRCEECGGQGTVKIEMNFLSDVYVPCEECEGARYNDATLDVTYKGKTIADVLDMSVEEAHDFFESSSRLRRRLKLLKDVGLDYMTLGQPSTTLSGGEAQRIKLAEELGKRDSGNTLYLLDEPTTGLHSADEKKLIDVLHRLVDNDNTVVVIEHELDLVKNADHVLDLGPEGGEHGGEVVATGTPEEVAQVDASHTGRYLRDLLPGVDVEGPRGQRVEPETREMATPVDDD is encoded by the coding sequence ATGAGCAAGGACTTCATCGAGGTCAAGGGTGCCGAGGAGCACAACCTGAAAGACCTCGACGTTCGCATCCCACGCGAGCAGTTCAACGTGGTGACGGGGCTGTCCGGGTCGGGCAAGTCCTCGCTCGCGTTCGAGACGGTGTACGCCGAGGGCCAGCGACGCTACATCGAGTCGCTGTCGGCGTACGCCCGGAACTTCCTGGGGCAGATGGACAAGCCGCAGGTCGAGACGGTCGAGGGCCTGTCTCCGGCGATCTCCATCGACCAGAAGAACGCGGCGAACAACCCGCGCTCGACCGTCGGGACGGTCACGGAACTGCACGACTACCTCCGCCTGCTGTACGCCCGCGTCGGCACGCCGCACTGCCCGGAGTGCGGCCGCGAGGTCGGCGAGCAGTCCGCGGACACGATGGTCTCGCGTATCCTCGACCTGCCCGAGGGGACCCGCGCGAAGATCGCCGCGCCGGTCGTCCGCGACCAGAAGGGCGCGTTCGAGGACCGCTTCGACGAGCTCGTGAGCGAGGGGTACGCCCGCGTCGAGGTCGACGGCGAGGAGTACGACCTGACCGTCGACCGCCCCGAACTGGACGAGAACTACGACCACACCATCGACGTGGTCGTCGACCGCGTGAAGCTCTCGTCGGAGGCCCGCCCGCGCATCACGGACTCCGTGGAGACGGCGCTGACGGAGGCCGACGGCGTCATGAAGCTGATCCTCCCGGACCCGCCCGCAGACGTGGACATCGGCGGCAGCGAGGCGCGCTCGACGGGCGACCTCGCGGACGTGGCCGGCGAGGACGACGAGGGGGCAGAATCGGAGGACAGGCTCGTCCTCGAGTTCTCCGAGGAGCTCGCCTGCACCCACTGCGGCATCGACTTCACCGAGATCGAGACGCGCTCGTTCTCGTTCAACTCGCCCCACGGGGCCTGCCCCGAGTGCGAGGGCATCGGCGAGACGAAGGAGGTCAGCGAGAAGCGCGTCGTCGTCGACGAGTCGAAGCCGCTGAAGCACGTGTTCGAGCCCTGGAGCTACAACCGCTCGTACTACCAGACCCGCCTCGACGCGGTCGCCGCGCACTTCGACGTGAGCCTCGACACGCCGTTCGAGGAGGTCGACGAGGATATCCAGCGGCAGTTCCTCTACGGCACGGACGACGAGGTGGTGTTCGAGCGCCAGACGAAGAACGGCACCCGACGCAAGCAGAAGAAGTTCGAGGGCATCATCCCGAACCTCGAGCGCCGCTACGTCGAGACGGACTCGCAGGGCACCCGCGACCACATCGAGGACTACATGTCCGTCACGGAGTGCCCCGCCTGTGAGGGAACTCGCCTCAAGCCCGCCTCGCGCTCGGTCTACGTCGCCGGCACCGCAATCAGCGAGGTCAACCGGATGAGCATCGGCGACGCGCTCGCACACTTCGAGGGCATGGAGGCCGAGCTCGACGAGCGACAGACGACCATCGCCGAGGAGATTCTGAAGGAGATACGCGCCCGCCTCGGCTTCATGACCGAGGTCGGACTGGAGTACCTCACGCTCGACCGCGAGGCCTCCACTCTCTCCGGCGGCGAATCACAGCGCATCCGGCTCGCGACGCAGGTCGGCTCCGGCCTCGTCGGCGTGCTGTACGTGCTGGACGAGCCCTCCATCGGCCTCCACCAGCGCGACAACGACAAGCTGCTCGACACGCTCGAAGGACTCAGGGACCTCGGGAACACCCTCATCGTCGTCGAGCACGACGAGGAGACGATGCGCCGGGCGGACAACGTCATCGACATGGGCCCCGGCCCCGGCAAGCGCGGCGGCGAGGTCGTCGCGCAGGGCGACTTCGACGACATCGTCGCCAGCGACGAGAGCGTCACCGGCGACTTCCTCGCCGGGCGCAGGCAGATCCCGGTGCCGGACACGCGCCGCACCGCGGACGAGTACCTCTCCGTGCTGGGTGCGCGCCAGCACAACCTCAAGGACGTCGACGTCGACCTCCCGCTGGGCTGTTTCACCGCCATCACCGGCGTCTCCGGCTCCGGGAAGTCCACGCTGATGCACGACGTGCTCTACAAGGGACTGGCCCGCCGGATGAACGACAACACCTCCGTCAACCCGGGCGACCACGACGACATCGAGGGCATCGAGGGTATCGAGACGGTGCGGCTCATCGACCAGAGCCCCATCGGCCGCACACCGCGCTCGAACCCCGCCACCTACACCGGCATCTTCGACTACGTCCGCGAGCTGTTCGCCGAGACGAAGCTCTCGAAGCAGCGCGGCTACGAGAAGGGGCGCTTCTCGTTCAACGTCAAGGGCGGCCGCTGCGAGGAGTGCGGCGGGCAGGGCACCGTCAAGATCGAGATGAACTTCCTCTCGGACGTGTACGTCCCCTGTGAGGAGTGCGAGGGCGCGCGCTACAACGACGCCACCCTCGATGTCACCTACAAGGGCAAGACCATCGCGGACGTACTCGACATGAGCGTCGAGGAGGCCCACGACTTCTTCGAGTCCTCCTCGCGCCTGCGCCGTCGGCTGAAGCTCCTGAAGGACGTCGGACTGGACTACATGACACTCGGCCAGCCGTCGACGACGCTCTCGGGCGGCGAGGCCCAGCGCATCAAGCTCGCCGAGGAGCTCGGGAAGCGCGACTCCGGCAACACGCTCTATCTGCTCGACGAGCCCACGACCGGCCTGCATTCCGCGGACGAGAAGAAGCTCATCGACGTGCTGCACCGCCTCGTCGACAACGACAACACCGTCGTCGTCATCGAGCACGAACTCGACCTCGTGAAGAACGCCGACCACGTCCTCGACCTCGGCCCCGAGGGCGGCGAACACGGCGGCGAGGTCGTCGCCACCGGCACGCCCGAGGAGGTCGCGCAGGTCGACGCCTCCCACACCGGCCGCTACCTGCGCGACCTGCTCCCCGGCGTGGACGTCGAGGGCCCGCGCGGCCAGCGGGTCGAACCCGAGACCCGCGAGATGGCGACGCCGGTCGACGACGACTGA
- a CDS encoding GNAT family N-acetyltransferase, whose amino-acid sequence MHVRPASPADAEAVLSVHRAAIAERGPRAYDDAVVDTWHAGRSVDDYEFDGEDTFLVAETDHGTVVGFGTALPERRDHLVADVDGEVTALYVDPDRAGEGVGTALLDALHERLREAGTTAAACWASANAAGFYEHRGYERVTTHRHEFADGVEGDVVEMRTSL is encoded by the coding sequence ATGCACGTCAGACCGGCGTCGCCGGCCGACGCCGAGGCCGTCCTCTCGGTCCACCGGGCCGCAATCGCCGAGCGTGGCCCGCGTGCGTACGACGACGCGGTCGTCGACACCTGGCACGCCGGCCGGAGCGTCGACGACTACGAGTTCGACGGCGAGGACACGTTCCTCGTCGCGGAGACCGACCACGGCACCGTCGTCGGGTTCGGCACCGCCCTCCCGGAGCGCCGCGACCACCTCGTCGCCGACGTCGACGGCGAGGTGACCGCGCTGTACGTCGACCCGGACCGGGCGGGCGAGGGCGTCGGAACCGCCCTGCTCGACGCACTCCACGAGCGCCTCCGCGAGGCTGGCACGACTGCGGCGGCGTGCTGGGCCTCGGCGAACGCCGCCGGCTTCTACGAGCACCGGGGCTACGAGCGCGTGACCACCCACCGCCACGAGTTCGCCGACGGCGTCGAGGGCGACGTGGTCGAGATGCGGACCAGCCTGTGA
- a CDS encoding alpha/beta hydrolase has translation MVDGPHADPQVLTTGAPLEDARAAVVALHGRGAMARSVLTLADELDVSDVAWLGPQAAGNTWYPYSFMADMANNEPHLSSALELVDETVERAVDAGVPRERVVLLGFSQGACLASEYVARNATRFGGLVAFSGGLIGPEGTPRDYDGDLDGTPVYLGCDSNDPHIPKERVHETRDVLSDLGADVTEQIFEGMGHTIIPEEIEGARDVLASAVGDADE, from the coding sequence ATGGTCGACGGCCCACACGCCGACCCGCAGGTGCTGACGACCGGCGCACCGCTCGAGGATGCCCGCGCCGCCGTCGTCGCGCTCCACGGCCGGGGCGCGATGGCCCGGAGCGTGCTCACCCTCGCGGACGAGCTCGACGTGTCCGACGTGGCGTGGCTCGGCCCGCAGGCCGCCGGCAACACCTGGTACCCGTACTCGTTCATGGCCGACATGGCGAACAACGAGCCACACCTCTCCTCGGCGCTCGAGCTCGTGGACGAGACGGTCGAGCGCGCCGTGGACGCCGGTGTCCCGCGCGAGCGGGTCGTCCTCCTCGGCTTCTCGCAGGGGGCCTGCCTCGCCAGCGAGTACGTCGCCCGGAACGCGACCCGGTTCGGCGGCCTCGTCGCCTTCAGCGGCGGCCTCATCGGACCCGAAGGGACCCCCCGAGACTACGACGGCGACCTCGACGGCACGCCCGTCTACCTCGGCTGTGACTCGAACGACCCGCACATCCCGAAGGAGCGCGTCCACGAGACCCGCGACGTGCTCTCCGACCTCGGCGCGGACGTGACCGAGCAGATCTTCGAGGGGATGGGCCACACCATCATCCCCGAGGAGATCGAGGGCGCACGGGACGTGCTCGCGAGTGCGGTCGGCGACGCCGACGAGTAG
- a CDS encoding DUF7351 domain-containing protein: protein MSDSDIVVERLPPDEAFGLVAHEARVRTLEALLEADEPLSFSELNDRVGMRDTGQFNYHLGKLTDRFVTERDDGYALTREGARVGGAILSGGYTKGIDADPVEMDATCIDCGSTMTATFDETRVDITCPDCGEDFAQVEVPPGALYDCTPEEAVDVAHRWAIRNHSTAELGFCTRCDGRMDRWVIDGESDDSPDWLVDGPFEAFVRYDCERCGAGWFTDVGLALMSHPAVVAFHYDHAIDTRETPLWELEWVSAEASTVTGRDPLRVSVSVTLDDETLTLTVDDELTVLDEERTTV from the coding sequence ATGAGCGACTCCGACATCGTCGTCGAACGGCTCCCGCCGGACGAGGCGTTCGGGCTGGTGGCCCACGAGGCCAGGGTCCGCACGCTAGAGGCTCTGCTCGAGGCCGACGAACCGCTGTCGTTCAGCGAACTCAACGACCGCGTCGGAATGCGCGACACCGGCCAGTTCAACTACCACCTCGGCAAGCTCACCGACCGGTTCGTCACGGAGCGCGACGACGGCTACGCGCTCACCCGCGAGGGCGCACGGGTCGGCGGTGCCATCCTCTCCGGCGGCTACACGAAGGGCATCGACGCCGACCCGGTCGAGATGGACGCCACCTGCATCGACTGCGGCTCGACGATGACGGCGACGTTCGACGAGACACGGGTCGACATCACCTGCCCCGACTGCGGGGAGGACTTCGCGCAGGTCGAGGTCCCGCCGGGTGCACTCTACGACTGCACACCCGAGGAGGCCGTCGACGTCGCCCACCGCTGGGCGATACGGAACCACAGCACCGCCGAACTCGGCTTCTGTACGCGCTGCGACGGCCGGATGGACCGCTGGGTCATCGACGGCGAGAGCGACGACTCCCCGGACTGGCTCGTCGACGGGCCGTTCGAGGCGTTCGTCCGGTACGACTGCGAGCGCTGTGGCGCGGGCTGGTTCACCGACGTCGGACTCGCGCTCATGTCGCATCCGGCCGTCGTCGCCTTCCACTACGACCACGCCATCGACACGCGAGAGACGCCGCTGTGGGAGCTGGAGTGGGTGAGCGCCGAGGCTTCGACCGTCACCGGGCGCGACCCGCTCCGCGTCTCGGTCTCGGTCACGCTGGACGACGAGACGCTGACGCTCACCGTGGACGACGAACTGACCGTCCTCGACGAGGAGCGGACGACCGTCTGA
- a CDS encoding WD40/YVTN/BNR-like repeat-containing protein gives MQFVALDDALLTVDDGTVTARYAGHEFECVAAGPDRVFAGTFDAGLYRHEVGDNEAGWHRVGESLPDSVTAVALDPHDPDGVWVGTEPSRVFHSGDGGDSWTERPGLTDLPSADEWYFPPRPDTHHVRWLEPDPHRENRLYVGIEAGALVVTDDGGETWTERPGGSRRDNHQLATHPDAAGRVYSAAGDGYAESTDHGRTWTQPQSGLDHRYCWSVAVDPERPDLRVVSAATGASQAHRAGTAESYVYRKEGDDPWEVAMDGLPEPEGFRRPVLAPAGPGTFLAAADDGLYRSTDAGRSWRQAVSWDETGPVRGLAVR, from the coding sequence ATGCAGTTCGTCGCACTGGACGATGCGCTCCTGACCGTCGACGACGGGACGGTGACCGCCCGGTACGCCGGCCACGAGTTCGAGTGCGTGGCCGCCGGCCCGGACCGCGTCTTCGCCGGGACGTTCGATGCCGGCCTGTACCGCCACGAGGTGGGGGACAACGAGGCCGGCTGGCATCGCGTCGGCGAGTCACTCCCCGACTCGGTGACGGCGGTCGCCCTCGACCCACACGACCCCGACGGCGTCTGGGTCGGCACGGAGCCGAGCCGGGTGTTCCACTCCGGCGACGGCGGCGATTCCTGGACCGAGCGTCCCGGGCTCACGGACCTGCCGTCCGCCGACGAGTGGTACTTCCCGCCGCGGCCCGACACACACCACGTCCGCTGGCTCGAACCGGACCCGCACCGCGAGAACCGTCTCTACGTCGGCATCGAGGCGGGCGCGCTGGTCGTCACCGACGACGGCGGCGAGACGTGGACCGAACGCCCGGGCGGCAGTCGTCGGGACAACCACCAGCTCGCGACACACCCCGACGCAGCCGGACGGGTGTACAGCGCGGCCGGCGACGGCTACGCCGAGAGCACCGACCACGGCCGGACGTGGACACAGCCCCAGTCCGGCCTCGACCACCGGTACTGCTGGAGCGTCGCGGTCGACCCGGAGCGACCGGACCTCCGGGTGGTCTCGGCGGCCACCGGCGCGTCGCAGGCTCACCGCGCGGGGACCGCCGAGAGCTACGTCTACCGGAAGGAGGGCGACGACCCGTGGGAGGTGGCGATGGACGGACTGCCAGAGCCCGAGGGGTTCCGGCGGCCGGTGCTCGCGCCGGCAGGTCCGGGGACGTTCCTCGCGGCGGCCGACGACGGGCTCTATCGCAGTACGGACGCTGGTCGCTCGTGGAGGCAGGCGGTATCGTGGGACGAGACCGGACCGGTGCGCGGACTCGCGGTCCGGTGA
- a CDS encoding ring-cleaving dioxygenase — translation MTDTDRLHGIHHVTAVAADPAENVAFYTDTLGLRMVKQTVNFDDVTTYHLYYGDETGTPGTAMTFFPFGETRQGRVGKGMTSATAFRAPEGSLSYWQGRLAETDADVTEPVERFGETVLPFRDPDGQPLELVFGEDPHDDGAVEPWGDGPVPAEHALRGFAGVTLLPTDPEATADVLATMGYEATDTVGDRTRYEVPDRAGVVDVLDRPDAPAARPGAGTVHHVAFRTPDSETELTWRETLQDAGQRVTEQKDRQYFQSIYYREPGGILFEIATDGPGFTADEDVETLGSELKLPPWLADDRERIEASLPPLDLDAATQLTDGGVGGDRTPGER, via the coding sequence ATGACCGACACGGACAGACTCCACGGCATCCACCACGTGACGGCCGTCGCGGCGGACCCCGCCGAGAACGTCGCGTTCTACACCGACACCCTCGGCCTCCGCATGGTCAAGCAGACGGTCAACTTCGACGACGTGACCACGTACCACCTCTACTACGGCGACGAGACTGGCACGCCGGGCACGGCGATGACGTTCTTCCCCTTCGGTGAGACACGACAGGGCCGCGTCGGGAAGGGCATGACGAGCGCGACGGCGTTCCGCGCCCCCGAGGGCTCGCTGTCGTACTGGCAGGGACGGCTCGCGGAGACCGACGCCGACGTGACCGAGCCCGTCGAACGCTTCGGCGAGACCGTCCTGCCGTTCCGCGACCCGGACGGCCAGCCGCTCGAACTCGTCTTCGGCGAGGACCCGCACGACGACGGCGCGGTCGAGCCGTGGGGCGACGGGCCAGTCCCCGCCGAGCACGCCCTGCGCGGTTTCGCCGGTGTGACGCTGCTCCCGACCGACCCCGAGGCGACCGCCGACGTGCTCGCGACGATGGGCTACGAGGCCACGGACACCGTCGGCGACCGCACCCGCTACGAGGTGCCCGACCGCGCGGGCGTCGTGGACGTGCTCGACCGGCCCGACGCGCCGGCCGCCCGTCCCGGTGCGGGCACCGTCCACCACGTCGCCTTCCGCACGCCCGACTCCGAGACCGAGCTCACGTGGCGGGAGACGCTGCAGGACGCCGGCCAGCGCGTCACCGAGCAGAAGGACCGCCAGTACTTCCAGTCCATCTACTACCGCGAGCCCGGTGGCATCCTGTTCGAGATCGCGACCGACGGCCCCGGCTTCACCGCCGACGAGGACGTCGAGACCCTCGGCAGCGAGCTGAAGCTCCCGCCGTGGCTCGCCGACGACCGCGAGCGCATCGAGGCGAGCCTCCCCCCACTGGACCTCGACGCGGCGACACAGCTGACCGACGGCGGTGTCGGTGGCGACCGAACCCCGGGTGAGCGGTGA
- a CDS encoding sulfatase: MSGDTRSTVLITVDSLRADALDLTSDSSHTPALRDLAGRATVFENAFAQGNWTPFSFPSILGGAPVFADGPRIGVGNGPTLAETLGRSGLATGGFNASNGFLTAYWGYDRGFEEFETYHAEASNPASKFLSAHPTWQAWAQFATQPFRAAYRRLRGQESYPAENTSRMRDVENAAISFIEEADGEFFCWIHYMDTHTPYVPAPVNVRAVTDEDYGTLRMLSPHLRTGLGREVGPETLADLRTLYRAATHQVDGSIGRVLDALEREGIRDETTVVVAGDHGEEFLEHGHLSHYPKLYRELTHVPFIVDAPETPGRRVDEPVALDAIPPTLCDLHGVQRPEGFTADSLVPTVRDGEEPGAAPIVSVTVRGDSVTQQPIPRNLGDGDTVVSVRDDRWTYIECPAADERELYDRTVDPEEQENRWPEASDEDGVAALCRAAERRLDALATVAGERDTEDDEAVPEELEDRLSALGYR; the protein is encoded by the coding sequence ATGTCAGGGGACACACGATCCACCGTTCTGATAACCGTCGATTCGCTGCGAGCGGACGCACTCGACCTGACATCCGACTCGTCGCACACCCCGGCACTGCGGGACCTCGCCGGACGGGCGACCGTGTTCGAGAACGCCTTCGCGCAGGGGAACTGGACGCCCTTTTCCTTCCCGAGCATCCTCGGCGGCGCACCGGTGTTCGCCGACGGGCCACGCATCGGCGTCGGGAACGGCCCGACGCTCGCCGAGACCCTCGGCCGGTCCGGCCTCGCAACGGGGGGCTTCAACGCCTCGAACGGCTTCCTCACCGCGTACTGGGGCTACGACCGCGGTTTCGAGGAGTTCGAGACGTACCACGCGGAGGCGTCCAACCCGGCGAGCAAGTTCCTCTCGGCGCACCCGACCTGGCAGGCGTGGGCGCAGTTCGCCACCCAGCCGTTCCGCGCGGCCTACCGCCGACTGCGGGGCCAGGAGAGCTATCCCGCCGAGAACACCTCCCGGATGCGCGACGTGGAGAACGCCGCCATCTCGTTCATCGAGGAGGCCGACGGCGAGTTCTTCTGCTGGATCCACTACATGGACACCCACACGCCGTACGTCCCCGCGCCGGTGAACGTCCGGGCGGTCACCGACGAGGACTACGGCACCCTCCGGATGCTCAGCCCGCACCTCCGGACGGGGCTCGGTCGGGAGGTCGGTCCGGAGACGCTCGCCGACCTGCGGACGCTCTACCGCGCCGCCACCCACCAGGTCGACGGGAGCATCGGCCGGGTGCTCGACGCGCTCGAACGCGAGGGCATCCGCGACGAGACGACGGTCGTCGTCGCGGGCGACCACGGCGAGGAGTTCCTGGAGCACGGCCACCTCTCGCACTACCCGAAGCTCTACCGCGAGCTGACGCACGTGCCGTTCATCGTCGACGCCCCGGAGACGCCGGGCCGCCGGGTCGACGAGCCGGTCGCGCTCGACGCCATCCCGCCGACGCTGTGTGACCTCCACGGCGTCCAGCGTCCCGAGGGGTTCACCGCCGACAGTCTCGTCCCGACCGTTCGGGACGGCGAGGAACCCGGGGCCGCACCGATCGTCTCCGTGACGGTTCGTGGCGACTCGGTCACCCAGCAGCCCATCCCGCGGAACCTCGGCGACGGCGACACCGTCGTGAGTGTCCGCGACGACCGCTGGACGTACATCGAGTGCCCGGCGGCCGACGAGCGCGAGCTGTACGACCGGACCGTCGACCCCGAGGAGCAGGAGAACCGATGGCCCGAGGCGTCCGACGAGGACGGTGTCGCCGCGCTCTGCCGGGCCGCCGAGCGGCGGCTCGACGCGCTGGCGACCGTCGCCGGCGAGCGTGACACCGAGGACGACGAGGCCGTCCCCGAGGAGCTGGAGGACCGCCTCAGCGCGCTGGGGTACCGCTAG
- a CDS encoding LURP-one-related/scramblase family protein, whose translation MSTPAQYDISGIELTDDRYTVVQSLIRNKYRAEDAAGNVVLRGKQKMFKMKEEFPFVDGNGEDVFTVKAGSIIDVAGNYMLSDARTGEDIVVLDNDFSLLQDTWRIRDARTEEVLARIDSRGAMVTLARNFIPFGELIPHKYEITDANGNHVGRIDGQFSFKDKYDIVIDDASAVPKEPIVAAAMVIDAIQGN comes from the coding sequence ATGAGCACGCCAGCGCAGTACGACATCTCCGGCATCGAGCTCACGGACGACCGCTACACCGTGGTCCAGAGCCTCATCCGGAACAAGTACAGGGCGGAGGACGCCGCGGGCAACGTCGTCCTGCGGGGGAAACAGAAGATGTTCAAGATGAAAGAGGAGTTCCCGTTCGTCGACGGGAACGGCGAGGACGTGTTCACGGTCAAGGCCGGGAGCATCATCGACGTGGCGGGCAACTACATGCTGTCCGACGCCCGGACCGGCGAGGACATCGTCGTCCTCGACAACGACTTCTCCCTGCTGCAGGACACGTGGCGCATCCGGGACGCCCGCACCGAGGAGGTCCTCGCCCGCATCGACTCGCGCGGCGCGATGGTCACGCTCGCCCGGAACTTCATCCCGTTCGGCGAGCTCATCCCGCACAAGTACGAGATAACCGACGCGAACGGGAACCACGTCGGCAGGATCGACGGCCAGTTCTCGTTCAAGGACAAGTACGACATCGTCATCGACGACGCGAGCGCCGTACCGAAAGAACCCATCGTCGCGGCCGCAATGGTCATCGACGCCATCCAGGGCAACTGA